The Serratia rhizosphaerae genome has a segment encoding these proteins:
- a CDS encoding glucose PTS transporter subunit IIA, with translation MTKIRNYAQLAGDILAEVGGQDNLVSFTRCATRLRLVLKETPPQAAERIKQLPGVIMVVLSGGQFQVVIGVHVAEVFDAFSGLVDQSQLKTDGAKVRLLDVVIGSMSAIFAPIVFVLAAAGILQGALIVARHFAPQLANGGTFAVLNFMSWTPFAFLPVLIAITASRFFRCNTFIAVLCSCALINPDWGAIAARIAQGEAITFLGLPLAETVYTSSVLPPIFMIWCLSYVEKYARRAIPDVVSELFTPLVCMLIMVPFTLLLIGPITSSAAFAIAGGYNWLFDTAPALAAALIGGVWQMVVIFGVHWGITPVVMANFDAHGRDSFQAFQTIAVVAQMAAALAVGFKSRNPQFKTTAFSAGVTGVFGITEPALYGVTLRLKKPFICGCIGGALGALVTSFFGSYYYAYAGLPSLLTVVNAISPENPMSFIGELAGVATAIISTMAMVYAVGFDDPPLAADGAAPAASAAPKTPAAGEPAAQPRAVTLLSPAAGHYVPLEQVNDPSFAQKLLGEGVAIRPVDGQILAPCDAVVSSVIDSRHAVGLTCANGAELLIHVGLDTVKLQGRHFDTLVAVGQQVKAGDPLIRFEQQAIEAAGYDVTTPFVVLNSDEFAVRLLDVNREVACGQPVMQIG, from the coding sequence ATGACAAAAATAAGAAACTACGCCCAGCTTGCCGGCGATATTCTGGCGGAGGTCGGCGGGCAGGATAATCTGGTCAGTTTTACCCGTTGCGCCACCCGTCTGCGGCTGGTGCTGAAGGAGACGCCGCCGCAGGCGGCAGAGCGGATTAAACAGCTGCCGGGCGTCATCATGGTGGTGCTCAGCGGCGGACAGTTTCAGGTGGTGATCGGCGTACATGTGGCGGAGGTGTTTGACGCTTTTTCCGGCCTGGTCGATCAGAGCCAGCTAAAGACCGACGGCGCGAAAGTCCGTCTGCTGGACGTGGTCATCGGCTCCATGTCGGCGATTTTCGCGCCGATCGTGTTTGTGCTGGCGGCGGCGGGCATTCTGCAGGGCGCCCTGATCGTCGCCAGACATTTTGCGCCGCAGCTGGCGAACGGCGGCACCTTCGCGGTGCTCAACTTCATGTCCTGGACGCCGTTTGCTTTCCTGCCGGTGCTGATTGCCATTACCGCGTCGCGCTTTTTCCGCTGCAACACCTTTATTGCGGTGCTGTGCAGCTGCGCGCTGATCAATCCGGACTGGGGCGCCATCGCCGCGCGTATCGCGCAGGGCGAAGCGATCACCTTCCTCGGTCTGCCGCTGGCGGAAACGGTGTACACCTCGTCGGTGCTGCCGCCGATCTTTATGATCTGGTGCCTGTCATACGTGGAAAAATATGCCCGCCGCGCGATCCCCGACGTCGTCAGCGAATTATTTACCCCGCTGGTCTGCATGCTGATTATGGTGCCGTTTACGTTGCTGCTGATTGGCCCGATCACCAGTTCGGCGGCGTTCGCCATTGCCGGCGGCTACAACTGGCTGTTTGACACCGCGCCGGCGCTGGCCGCCGCGCTGATCGGCGGCGTATGGCAAATGGTGGTGATCTTCGGCGTGCACTGGGGGATTACGCCGGTGGTGATGGCCAACTTTGACGCGCACGGCCGCGACTCTTTTCAGGCTTTCCAGACCATTGCTGTGGTGGCGCAGATGGCGGCGGCGCTGGCCGTCGGCTTTAAGTCACGTAATCCGCAGTTTAAAACCACCGCGTTTTCCGCCGGCGTTACCGGCGTGTTCGGCATTACTGAACCTGCGCTGTACGGCGTGACCCTGCGCCTGAAAAAGCCGTTTATCTGCGGCTGTATCGGCGGCGCGCTGGGCGCTTTGGTCACCAGCTTCTTCGGCAGCTACTACTATGCTTATGCTGGATTACCCAGCCTGCTGACCGTGGTGAACGCCATCAGCCCGGAGAACCCGATGTCGTTTATCGGCGAGTTGGCGGGCGTTGCCACGGCGATAATCAGCACCATGGCGATGGTGTACGCGGTGGGCTTTGACGATCCGCCGCTGGCGGCGGACGGCGCGGCGCCAGCGGCATCAGCAGCACCAAAGACGCCGGCGGCCGGTGAGCCGGCGGCGCAGCCACGGGCGGTGACGCTGCTGTCCCCGGCTGCGGGGCATTATGTGCCGCTGGAGCAGGTGAACGATCCCAGCTTTGCGCAGAAATTGCTGGGCGAAGGCGTGGCGATCCGTCCGGTGGACGGCCAGATCCTGGCGCCCTGCGACGCGGTGGTTTCCTCGGTGATCGACAGCCGGCATGCGGTCGGGCTGACCTGCGCCAACGGCGCCGAATTGCTGATCCACGTCGGGCTGGATACGGTCAAGCTGCAGGGGCGGCATTTTGACACGCTGGTGGCGGTGGGCCAGCAGGTGAAAGCGGGCGATCCGCTGATCCGTTTTGAGCAACAGGCGATAGAAGCGGCGGGGTATGACGTGACCACGCCGTTTGTGGTGCTGAACAGCGATGAGTTCGCGGTGCGCCTGCTGGACGTAAACAGAGAGGTTGCCTGCGGGCAGCCGGTTATGCAGATTGGGTAA
- a CDS encoding LacI family DNA-binding transcriptional regulator, translating into MANINDVSRLAQVSKATVSRVLSGSRGVKEESRQAVLRAVETLNYRPNAVAQSLTSQSTGCIGVICATEHIQQATGYLQALEKQLSRQQKHLLLRFANDAAALAAAAAELSSGWCDALIVVGARFALPPLPDSTVCLDCVTASTAKSVGFDHQFAAETAVHYLASQQRRQIALINFAAGDAAEQVLQGYCHALETHLIPYNRQLVVEDEAVTRIALQRLLNSTMPFNALLVTDDCQAQEALTVLAQYQRQVPAQVMVFSLDGSLQWPGAPTVPSIEYSLDALAQRALALLSGAEEPGLLRGSLTAR; encoded by the coding sequence ATGGCCAATATCAATGATGTTTCCCGCCTGGCGCAGGTATCGAAAGCCACGGTGTCCCGGGTGCTGAGCGGCAGTCGCGGGGTAAAGGAAGAGAGCCGGCAGGCGGTGCTGCGGGCGGTGGAAACGTTGAACTATCGTCCGAACGCCGTCGCCCAGTCGCTCACCAGCCAGAGCACCGGCTGTATCGGCGTGATTTGCGCCACGGAACATATTCAGCAGGCGACCGGTTATCTCCAGGCGCTGGAGAAGCAGCTGAGCCGTCAGCAGAAGCATCTGCTGCTGCGTTTCGCCAATGACGCCGCCGCGCTGGCGGCCGCGGCGGCGGAGCTGAGCAGCGGCTGGTGCGATGCGCTGATCGTGGTCGGCGCGCGTTTCGCGCTGCCGCCGCTGCCGGACAGCACGGTGTGTCTGGACTGTGTCACCGCGTCCACGGCGAAAAGCGTGGGCTTTGACCACCAGTTTGCGGCAGAAACCGCGGTGCATTACCTCGCCAGTCAGCAGCGGCGGCAGATCGCCCTGATTAACTTTGCCGCCGGCGACGCCGCCGAACAGGTGCTGCAGGGCTATTGCCACGCGCTGGAAACGCACCTTATCCCCTATAACCGCCAGCTGGTGGTGGAAGACGAAGCGGTGACGCGCATTGCGCTGCAGCGCCTGCTCAACAGCACGATGCCGTTTAATGCGCTGCTGGTGACCGACGACTGTCAGGCGCAGGAGGCGCTGACGGTGCTGGCGCAGTATCAGCGTCAGGTGCCGGCGCAGGTGATGGTGTTCAGTCTGGACGGTTCGCTGCAGTGGCCCGGCGCGCCGACGGTGCCGTCGATTGAGTATTCGCTGGATGCGCTGGCGCAGCGTGCGCTGGCGCTGCTGAGCGGCGCAGAAGAGCCTGGTTTACTGCGCGGCAGCCTGACGGCGCGCTGA
- a CDS encoding PTS lactose/cellobiose transporter subunit IIA, which yields MDDLESTVMEIIVNAGQTRSLCFSALQAARDGDFALAQTQLQQADEFSRAAHRVQTRLIEQDGGEGKTPMTLIMVHAQDHLMNAILARELIAEMVELYQRQRPSAQG from the coding sequence ATGGACGATTTGGAAAGTACGGTGATGGAGATTATCGTCAATGCCGGCCAGACGCGCAGCCTGTGTTTCAGCGCGCTGCAGGCGGCACGCGACGGCGATTTTGCACTGGCGCAGACGCAGCTGCAGCAGGCCGATGAGTTTTCCCGCGCCGCACACCGGGTGCAGACCCGGCTGATTGAGCAGGACGGCGGTGAGGGTAAAACGCCGATGACGCTGATTATGGTGCATGCGCAGGATCATCTGATGAATGCGATACTGGCGCGGGAACTGATTGCCGAAATGGTCGAACTTTATCAACGACAACGGCCATCGGCTCAGGGATAA
- a CDS encoding alanyl-tRNA editing protein: MTERHYYHSDALQLQAQVLACQPLEDGNYALELDATLFHPQGGGQPADGGTLNGEPLLRLVPRGEDILHVVARPQPLGAASLEIDGRLRVLHARWHSAGHLIGYLGETQGWRPVKAHHWPGEGRITFMPGDGVKALEQAWLQEALTRLIAADLPRRQRQENGMRQVGFGDLPAYGCGGTHVRSLAELGEVTISALKMKKGQLVVYYDLR; encoded by the coding sequence ATGACAGAACGACATTACTATCACAGCGATGCACTGCAGTTGCAGGCGCAGGTGCTGGCCTGCCAGCCGCTGGAGGACGGCAACTATGCGCTGGAGCTGGATGCTACGCTGTTTCATCCGCAGGGCGGCGGACAGCCGGCCGATGGCGGCACTCTGAACGGCGAACCGCTGCTGCGGCTGGTGCCGCGCGGTGAGGATATTCTGCACGTGGTGGCGCGCCCGCAGCCGTTAGGGGCGGCCAGCCTGGAGATTGACGGCCGGCTGCGGGTACTGCATGCGCGCTGGCACTCCGCCGGCCATCTGATCGGCTATCTGGGGGAAACGCAGGGCTGGCGCCCGGTGAAGGCGCATCACTGGCCGGGGGAAGGGCGCATTACCTTTATGCCCGGCGACGGTGTAAAAGCGCTGGAGCAGGCATGGCTGCAGGAGGCGCTGACGCGCCTGATCGCCGCCGATTTACCGCGCCGTCAGCGGCAGGAAAACGGCATGCGCCAGGTCGGCTTCGGCGATCTGCCGGCCTACGGCTGCGGCGGCACCCACGTGCGCTCGCTGGCTGAGCTGGGTGAGGTGACCATCAGCGCGCTGAAAATGAAAAAAGGTCAGTTGGTGGTTTATTACGATCTCAGATAA
- a CDS encoding LysR family transcriptional regulator, with product MDLCAVITNQAAALLAEMAVFVQVAESGSFSAAARQLGASPSAVSRSVSKLERALALRLLHRTTRKLRLSEQGETALQYCRQMLAAADAVLSLSGQNDAEPEGLVSISVPKAVGRFVLHPHMPAFLQRYPKVDVRLRLEDRYMDLIDDGVDLALRITDSPSPGLIGRKLMDIEHLLCATPHYLAQHGTPQQPQALTQHSCIYLGETPNDARWRFRRAGKTQTVNVRGRYAANHTGVRLDAVRQHIGIGSLPYFTARQALADGELVQVLPDWEFLSNYRGGLWLLYAPTPHLPARLRVFIDHLVACLAQQPRLTAPCAK from the coding sequence ATGGACCTTTGCGCTGTGATCACAAATCAAGCCGCCGCATTACTGGCCGAGATGGCCGTATTCGTCCAGGTGGCGGAAAGCGGCAGTTTCTCCGCCGCCGCCCGCCAGCTGGGCGCTTCGCCCTCGGCCGTCAGCCGCAGCGTCAGCAAGCTGGAACGGGCGCTGGCGCTGCGGCTGCTGCACCGCACCACCCGTAAGCTGCGCCTGAGCGAGCAGGGAGAAACCGCCCTGCAATACTGCCGGCAGATGCTGGCGGCGGCCGACGCGGTGCTCAGCCTCAGCGGACAAAACGACGCCGAGCCGGAAGGGCTGGTCAGCATCAGCGTGCCGAAAGCGGTCGGCCGCTTTGTGCTGCACCCGCATATGCCGGCATTTTTGCAACGCTACCCCAAGGTGGACGTGCGCCTGCGGCTGGAAGACCGCTATATGGATTTGATTGACGACGGCGTGGATCTGGCGCTGCGCATCACCGACAGCCCGTCGCCGGGGCTGATCGGCCGTAAACTGATGGATATTGAGCACCTGCTGTGCGCCACGCCGCACTATCTGGCGCAGCACGGTACGCCGCAGCAGCCGCAGGCGCTGACGCAGCACAGCTGCATCTATCTGGGAGAGACGCCGAACGACGCGCGCTGGCGCTTCCGCCGGGCAGGCAAGACGCAGACGGTCAACGTGCGCGGGCGCTATGCCGCCAACCACACCGGCGTGCGGCTGGATGCGGTCAGGCAGCATATCGGCATCGGCAGCCTGCCGTACTTTACCGCCCGTCAGGCGCTGGCGGACGGTGAACTGGTGCAGGTGCTGCCGGACTGGGAGTTTCTCAGTAACTATCGCGGCGGGCTGTGGCTGCTGTATGCGCCGACGCCGCACCTACCCGCCAGACTGCGGGTGTTTATCGACCATCTGGTCGCCTGCCTGGCGCAGCAGCCGCGGCTTACAGCGCCTTGCGCAAAGTGA
- a CDS encoding PTS sugar transporter subunit IIC — MTSLYQAMVNLIEQKVTPLAGSVGQQRHVIAIRDGFVSALPFMIIGSFMLVFIFPPFSADSSWAFARGWLNFSLQYREQLMLPFHLSMGVMTFFISVGIGASLGRHHKLDPIMTGLLALMAFLLVAAPYRDGVIDTQYFSGEGIFTAIITALYAGELYAWLKRHNITIRLPQEVPTGVARSFEILIPVVAIVATLHPLNLLVQSYTGMIIPQAIMHLLQPLVSASDSLPAILISVFICQLLWFAGIHGALIVTGIMNPFWMTNLALNQTALAAGAPLPHIYLQGFWDHYLLIGGVGSTLPLAFLLLRSRAAHLRSIGKMGVVPSVFNINEPILFGAPIIMNPVFFLPFILVPMINATFAYIATKLGWVAQVVSLTPWTTPAPIGASWAANWAVSPLLMCLFCMVLSALMYYPFLKAYERTLLKQEQEKQQPQGGEAAVNS; from the coding sequence ATGACCTCTCTCTATCAGGCGATGGTCAACCTTATCGAGCAGAAGGTGACGCCGCTGGCCGGCAGCGTCGGCCAGCAACGCCATGTGATTGCCATCCGCGACGGCTTTGTCTCCGCGCTGCCGTTTATGATCATCGGCTCATTTATGCTGGTATTTATCTTTCCGCCGTTCTCCGCCGACAGCAGCTGGGCGTTCGCCCGCGGCTGGCTGAACTTTTCACTGCAATACCGTGAACAGCTGATGCTGCCGTTTCACCTCAGCATGGGGGTGATGACTTTCTTTATCTCGGTGGGGATCGGCGCCAGTCTGGGGCGGCACCATAAACTGGACCCGATCATGACCGGCCTGCTGGCGCTGATGGCGTTTTTACTGGTGGCGGCGCCGTACCGCGACGGCGTGATAGATACGCAGTATTTCTCCGGCGAGGGGATTTTCACCGCCATCATTACCGCGCTGTATGCCGGTGAACTGTACGCCTGGCTGAAGCGGCACAATATCACCATCCGGCTGCCGCAGGAGGTGCCGACCGGCGTCGCGCGATCGTTTGAGATCCTGATCCCGGTGGTGGCGATCGTCGCCACCCTGCATCCGCTCAATCTGCTGGTGCAGAGCTATACCGGCATGATCATTCCCCAGGCGATTATGCATCTGCTGCAGCCGCTGGTGTCCGCCTCGGACTCGCTGCCGGCGATCCTGATTTCCGTGTTTATCTGCCAACTGCTGTGGTTCGCCGGTATTCACGGCGCGCTGATCGTCACCGGCATCATGAACCCGTTCTGGATGACCAACCTGGCGCTGAACCAGACCGCGCTGGCGGCGGGCGCACCGCTGCCGCATATTTACCTGCAGGGCTTCTGGGACCACTACCTGCTGATCGGCGGCGTCGGCTCTACGTTGCCGCTGGCGTTTTTACTGCTGCGCAGCCGGGCGGCGCATCTGCGCAGTATCGGCAAGATGGGCGTGGTGCCCAGCGTGTTCAATATCAACGAGCCGATTCTGTTCGGTGCGCCGATCATCATGAATCCGGTGTTTTTCCTGCCGTTTATTCTGGTGCCGATGATTAACGCCACCTTCGCCTATATCGCCACCAAACTGGGCTGGGTAGCGCAGGTGGTATCGCTGACGCCGTGGACCACGCCGGCGCCGATTGGCGCCTCATGGGCGGCGAACTGGGCGGTAAGCCCGCTGCTGATGTGCCTGTTCTGCATGGTGCTGTCGGCGCTGATGTATTACCCGTTCCTGAAGGCTTATGAGCGCACGCTGCTCAAGCAGGAGCAGGAAAAACAACAACCACAGGGCGGAGAAGCCGCCGTTAATTCCTGA
- a CDS encoding PTS sugar transporter subunit IIB, whose translation MKKIMLCCSAGMSTSLLVKKMTAEAASRDLPVEIAAYSAGEFDEQFSRYQVVLLGPQVKYMLPALSARAAEQGIPVAAIDMMDYGMQRGDKVLDFALALIAQQGEPA comes from the coding sequence ATGAAGAAAATCATGCTTTGCTGTTCTGCGGGGATGTCGACCAGTCTGCTGGTAAAGAAAATGACGGCGGAGGCCGCCAGCCGCGATCTGCCGGTGGAGATTGCCGCCTATAGCGCGGGGGAATTTGATGAGCAGTTCAGCCGCTATCAGGTGGTGCTGCTGGGGCCGCAGGTGAAATATATGCTGCCGGCGCTGTCTGCGCGCGCGGCGGAGCAGGGCATTCCGGTCGCGGCGATCGATATGATGGATTACGGCATGCAGCGCGGCGATAAGGTGCTGGATTTCGCCCTGGCGCTGATCGCGCAGCAGGGAGAGCCGGCATGA
- a CDS encoding glycoside hydrolase family 1 protein: MKYAFPQDFWWGSASSAPQSEGESLSFGKSATIWDEWFRLQPERFNQQVGPQQTSDFYRCWRDDIALLKRLNHNSFRTSISWARLIPQGRGEVNPQAVAFYNQVIDEMLAQGITPFINLFHFDMPLAMQQQGGWESRAVVQAYAEFADVCFRLFGDRVKHWFTFNEPIVPVEGGYLYDFHYPNVVDFSRAATVAYHTMLAHALAVRNYRARGQDGEIGIILNLTPSYPRSANPADVQAANIADLMFNRSFLDPALRGSYPQELVALLRQHDQLPPCQAEDAALLAQGVVDLLGINYYQPRRIQCRDSLVNPDSPFMPEWFFSHYAMPGRKMNPYRGWEIYEKGIYDILTNLRENYGNPRCFISENGMGVEDERRFEQNGQIQDDYRIDFIREHLQWVHRGISEGSRCLGYHMWTFIDNWSWSNAYKNRYGFVQLDLASQQRTIKKSGEWFAATAAANGFEEQR, from the coding sequence ATGAAATATGCATTCCCGCAAGATTTCTGGTGGGGCAGCGCCAGTTCGGCGCCGCAGAGTGAAGGCGAGAGCCTCAGTTTCGGCAAAAGCGCCACCATCTGGGACGAGTGGTTCCGGCTGCAGCCGGAGCGTTTTAACCAGCAGGTCGGCCCGCAGCAGACCTCGGATTTCTACCGCTGCTGGCGCGACGACATCGCGTTGCTGAAACGGCTGAACCACAACAGTTTCCGCACCTCCATTTCCTGGGCGCGGCTGATCCCGCAGGGGCGCGGCGAGGTTAATCCGCAGGCGGTGGCGTTTTATAACCAGGTGATTGACGAGATGTTGGCGCAGGGCATTACGCCGTTTATCAACCTGTTTCACTTTGATATGCCGCTGGCGATGCAGCAGCAGGGCGGCTGGGAAAGTCGCGCAGTGGTGCAGGCCTACGCCGAGTTTGCCGATGTCTGTTTCCGCCTGTTCGGCGACCGGGTCAAGCACTGGTTTACCTTTAACGAGCCGATTGTGCCGGTGGAGGGCGGCTATCTGTATGATTTCCACTACCCGAACGTGGTGGACTTCAGTCGCGCCGCGACGGTGGCCTACCACACCATGCTGGCGCACGCGCTGGCGGTGCGGAACTACCGCGCCCGCGGGCAGGACGGGGAGATCGGCATCATCCTCAATCTGACGCCTTCCTATCCGCGCTCCGCCAACCCGGCCGATGTGCAGGCGGCAAACATCGCCGATCTGATGTTTAACCGCAGTTTCCTCGACCCGGCGCTGCGCGGCAGCTACCCGCAGGAGCTGGTGGCGCTGCTGCGTCAGCATGACCAACTGCCGCCATGCCAGGCGGAGGACGCCGCATTGCTGGCGCAGGGCGTGGTGGATCTGCTGGGTATCAACTATTACCAGCCGCGCCGCATTCAGTGCCGCGACAGCCTGGTCAATCCGGACAGTCCGTTTATGCCTGAGTGGTTTTTCAGCCACTATGCGATGCCGGGCCGCAAGATGAATCCGTACCGCGGCTGGGAGATTTACGAAAAGGGCATCTACGATATTCTCACCAACCTGCGGGAAAACTACGGCAACCCACGCTGCTTTATTTCCGAGAACGGCATGGGCGTGGAGGATGAACGGCGTTTTGAGCAGAACGGGCAGATTCAGGACGACTACCGCATCGATTTTATCCGCGAGCATCTGCAGTGGGTGCACCGGGGCATCAGCGAGGGCAGCCGCTGCCTGGGCTACCATATGTGGACCTTTATCGATAACTGGTCATGGAGCAACGCCTACAAGAACCGCTATGGCTTTGTGCAGCTGGATCTGGCGAGCCAGCAGCGCACTATCAAGAAAAGCGGCGAATGGTTCGCCGCAACCGCCGCCGCCAACGGTTTTGAGGAGCAACGCTGA
- a CDS encoding 4'-phosphopantetheinyl transferase family protein, which translates to MLTTFLTDICWLPVSDFPGRVIRGRFSLTAYHDALWQQAALPFPDHLSAAVAKRRAEYLAGRLLARQALEALGHPQRVVERGADRAPVWPDGIVGALSHNADTALCAVAPAADSGGVGLDVETQMPMQRAEQLWSGIVNPAEQAWLRQQPLPFNLSLTLTFSAKESLFKALYPQVQRYFDFLDAQIVALDPQAQTFTLALLQDLTPQCPAGRRFGGRFTLDGDNVTTLIFF; encoded by the coding sequence GTGCTCACTACGTTTCTTACCGATATCTGCTGGCTGCCGGTCAGCGACTTTCCCGGCCGGGTTATCCGCGGCCGTTTCAGCCTGACGGCCTACCATGACGCACTGTGGCAACAGGCTGCGCTGCCGTTCCCCGACCATCTGTCCGCGGCGGTGGCGAAGCGCCGCGCGGAGTATCTGGCCGGGCGTCTGCTGGCGCGCCAGGCGCTGGAGGCGTTGGGGCATCCGCAACGGGTGGTGGAGCGCGGCGCCGATCGCGCGCCGGTCTGGCCTGACGGTATCGTCGGCGCGCTGAGCCACAACGCGGATACCGCGCTGTGCGCCGTCGCGCCGGCGGCCGATAGCGGCGGCGTCGGGCTGGATGTGGAAACGCAGATGCCGATGCAGCGCGCCGAGCAACTGTGGAGCGGGATCGTCAATCCGGCAGAGCAGGCGTGGCTGCGGCAACAACCGCTGCCGTTCAACCTGTCGCTGACGCTGACGTTCTCCGCCAAAGAGAGCTTGTTCAAGGCGCTTTATCCGCAGGTGCAGCGCTACTTTGATTTTCTTGATGCGCAGATCGTCGCATTGGATCCGCAGGCGCAGACCTTTACGCTGGCGCTGCTGCAGGATTTAACGCCGCAGTGCCCGGCCGGGCGGCGTTTTGGCGGACGCTTTACGCTTGATGGTGACAATGTAACAACACTTATTTTCTTTTAA
- the alkB gene encoding DNA oxidative demethylase AlkB, with product MTIDLFEDALPAPWREEIAPGAVVLHGFVRDHGPELLAAVRSVVAQVPWRHLTTPGGYTMSVAMSWCGNGWTSDSRGYRYAERDAGSGRRWPAIPPILLALADEAALQAGFGHFTPDSCLINRYDPGSKLSLHQDKDERDFGAPIVSVSLGLPAVFQFGGLQRSDRARRIPLAHGDVVVWGGPSRLCFHGILPVKEGYHSLVGSHRINITLRKAL from the coding sequence ATGACGATCGACCTTTTTGAAGACGCGCTGCCGGCGCCGTGGCGTGAGGAGATAGCGCCCGGCGCGGTGGTGCTGCACGGATTTGTCCGCGACCACGGCCCCGAGCTGCTGGCGGCAGTGCGCAGCGTGGTGGCGCAGGTGCCGTGGCGGCATCTGACCACGCCCGGGGGCTATACCATGTCGGTGGCGATGAGCTGGTGCGGCAACGGCTGGACCAGCGACAGCCGCGGCTACCGCTACGCCGAACGCGACGCGGGCAGCGGCCGCCGCTGGCCGGCGATCCCGCCCATTCTGCTGGCGCTGGCGGACGAGGCTGCGCTGCAGGCCGGCTTTGGCCACTTTACGCCGGATTCCTGCCTGATTAACCGTTACGATCCCGGCAGCAAGCTGTCGCTGCATCAGGATAAAGACGAGCGCGACTTCGGCGCGCCGATCGTATCGGTGTCGCTCGGGCTGCCGGCGGTGTTTCAGTTCGGCGGCCTGCAGCGCAGCGACCGGGCGCGACGCATTCCGCTGGCGCACGGCGACGTGGTGGTATGGGGCGGCCCGTCGCGCCTGTGCTTCCACGGTATTTTACCGGTGAAGGAGGGCTATCACTCGCTGGTGGGATCGCACCGCATCAACATCACTTTGCGCAAGGCGCTGTAA
- the agp gene encoding bifunctional glucose-1-phosphatase/inositol phosphatase translates to MKKNKILLCLPLLFSASALAETADYQLEQVLVMSRHNLRAPLADNGSVLANSTPQTWPQWETPGGELTTKGGVLEVYMGHYFNAWLKQAGLLPQQGCPTPGSVYVYANSLQRTVATAQFFTNGAFPGCDVAVHHQNKMGAMDPTFNPIITDNSEQFNQQALKAMNDKLHSLQLDAAYRQLAKITDYADSDACKTDKQCDLTAETSTMSAVPGKEPGVAGPLRVGNSLVDAFLLQYYEGFPMEQVAWGKVNKPEQWRQLMQLREGYQDSLFTSTVVAQNVAKPLLSYINSALIGKEKGDAPRLTVLVGHDSNIASLLSAMRFKPYQLPQQYESTPIGGKLVFQRWHDKQHDRDLLKIEYVYQSTEQLRNADKLTLQHPPQRVTMALEGCPTDKDGFCSWSDFEKAMKTML, encoded by the coding sequence ATGAAAAAAAACAAGATATTGCTCTGTCTGCCGCTGCTATTTTCCGCCTCGGCGCTGGCGGAAACCGCCGACTATCAGCTGGAGCAGGTGCTGGTGATGAGCCGTCATAATCTGCGCGCGCCGCTGGCCGATAACGGCAGCGTGCTGGCCAACTCAACGCCGCAGACCTGGCCGCAGTGGGAGACGCCGGGCGGCGAGCTGACCACCAAGGGCGGGGTGCTGGAAGTGTATATGGGGCACTATTTCAACGCCTGGCTGAAGCAGGCCGGCCTGCTGCCGCAGCAGGGCTGCCCGACGCCGGGCAGCGTCTACGTGTACGCCAACAGTCTGCAGCGTACGGTGGCCACCGCGCAGTTCTTTACCAACGGCGCGTTCCCGGGCTGCGACGTGGCGGTGCATCATCAGAATAAAATGGGGGCCATGGACCCGACCTTTAACCCGATCATTACCGACAACAGCGAGCAGTTTAACCAGCAGGCGCTGAAGGCGATGAATGACAAACTGCACTCGCTGCAGCTGGATGCCGCCTACCGGCAGCTGGCGAAAATCACCGACTATGCCGATTCCGACGCCTGTAAAACCGACAAGCAGTGCGACCTGACCGCAGAAACCAGCACCATGAGCGCGGTGCCGGGCAAGGAGCCGGGGGTTGCCGGTCCGCTGCGAGTGGGCAACTCGCTGGTGGATGCCTTCTTGCTGCAGTATTACGAAGGTTTTCCGATGGAGCAGGTGGCGTGGGGCAAGGTGAATAAACCGGAGCAGTGGCGGCAACTGATGCAACTGCGTGAAGGCTATCAGGATTCGTTGTTCACTTCGACCGTGGTGGCGCAGAACGTCGCCAAACCGCTGCTGAGTTACATCAACTCGGCGCTGATCGGCAAGGAGAAGGGCGACGCGCCCAGACTGACGGTGCTGGTGGGGCATGACTCCAACATCGCCTCGCTGCTGTCGGCGATGCGCTTCAAGCCTTATCAGCTGCCGCAGCAGTATGAAAGTACGCCGATCGGCGGCAAGCTGGTGTTCCAGCGCTGGCACGATAAGCAACACGACCGCGACCTGCTGAAGATTGAGTACGTCTATCAGTCCACGGAGCAGCTGCGCAACGCCGACAAGCTGACGCTGCAGCATCCGCCGCAGCGGGTGACAATGGCGCTGGAAGGCTGCCCGACCGATAAAGACGGCTTCTGCAGCTGGAGCGACTTTGAAAAAGCGATGAAAACAATGCTGTAA